The Ascaphus truei isolate aAscTru1 chromosome 3, aAscTru1.hap1, whole genome shotgun sequence genome includes a region encoding these proteins:
- the LOC142490819 gene encoding uncharacterized protein LOC142490819 → MSRFSSECSCASHITPKTACLLSLGTASIVGNWCFYYYELTSYILFLFQARTSSSSKKEMWDTIIIGVNACGNRVRDKGNCRKRFDDIRSKLKKKIQDQRVHASGTGGGPTPQRLILTPLEELLRGKLLPVVVEGLAGDRDIGIYPSEFPPVAPGGHVSPETEQVSSPGSCSSTHLEEHDDEDDDDAAIDTEIQSSHHEEVPIETVIQPNRPSTNTYDAIVASEGKIVEAENRRHSDLMTVLERMISLQEETISQLAHLHRVFIEVPKQLQKINTSFEALVVQQTQANYLRMTTVPNFNFNTSQEGSLHGAHFSPHASDVHSPGRDVTGQVAESSVHVPDNILPLPSVEILERTPTKEAAKTKKHKQLLLTSFWTQTKKATHETDQPSVVHCLPTCSHVSVGTSPVGESLATSPVREQSLATSPVREQSLATSPVREQSLPTSPVREQSLPTSPVREQSLPTSPVGESLPTSPVGESLATSPVGESLATSPVGESLPTRPVGEQSLATSPAREVPEATQSGSVVPKVVGKRKKENPRDNKQAGYSLSKGKKIINVIIN, encoded by the exons atgtctaggtttagtagtgaatgctcatgtgcttcacatattacacctaaaacagcatgtttgctatctcttggaacagctagcattgtaggaaactggtgcttctattattatgaattaacgtcatatattttgtttctatttcaagcgcggacaagttcatcaagcaaaaaagaaatgtgggacacaataataattggtgtcaatgcgtgtgggaatcgtgtcagggacaaggggaattgtcgcaaaagatttgacgatattcggtcaaaattgaaaaagaaaatacaagaccaacgcgtgcatgcttctggcactggaggtggcccgacaccacaacgtctgatattaactccattggaggagctgcttcggggaaaattacttcccgtcgtcgtggagggcttggccggtgaccgtgacattggaatttatccctcagaatttccaccag ttgcccctggaggacatgtgtcacctgagacggaacaagtgtcttcccctgggtcatgcagctcaacacacctagaag aacatgatgatgaagatgatgatgatgccgccatagacacagaaatacaatcaagtcaccatgaagaggttcccattgaaacagttatacagccaaatcgtccatcaactaacacatacgatgcaatagtagcttctgagggaaaaattgtggaagcagaaaatcgtcgccattctgatctgatgacagtgctcgaaaggatgatttcactgcaggaagaaacgatatcacaattggcacatctccacagagtcttcattgaagtgcctaaacagttgcaaaaaatcaacacctcattcgaagcattagttgttcagcaaacccaagcgaattacttgagaatgactacagtaccaaatttcaacttcaacacatcacaggaaggatctttacatggtgctcatttttcacctcatgcatctgatgttcattccccaggtcgggatgttaccggtcaagtagcagaaagttctgtgcatgttcctgacaacatcctaccgctgccatctgtagaaattctggagcggacacctacaaaggaggcggcaaaaacaaagaagcacaagcagttacttctgaccagtttttggacacaaacaaaaaaagccacacatgaaacggaccaaccatcagttgtgcattgtctaccaacttgctcacatgtgtcagtgggcacaagccctgtcggtgagtcactggccacaagccctgtccgtgaacagtcactggccacaagccctgtccgtgaacagtcactggccacaagccctgtccgtgaacagtcactgcccacaagccctgtccgtgaacagtcactgcccacaagccctgtccgtgaacagtcactgcccacaagccctgtcggtgagtcactgcccacaagccctgtcggtgagtcactggccacaagccctgtcggtgagtcactggccacaagccctgtcggtgagtcactgcccacaaggcctgtcggtgaacagtcactggccacaagccctgcccgtgaagtgccagaggccactcaaagtggctctgttgtgcctaaagttgttgGTAAacgaaaaaaggaaaatccaagagacaacaagcaggccggttactcgctctcaaaaggaaaaaaaataataaatgttataattaactaa